The Sesamum indicum cultivar Zhongzhi No. 13 linkage group LG6, S_indicum_v1.0, whole genome shotgun sequence genome has a segment encoding these proteins:
- the LOC105164785 gene encoding uncharacterized protein LOC105164785 isoform X1 — protein sequence MPCVNFTREKKIKKGGVYEKLTASLILMREREIKTGEGSPFFFSGHLVFSFISLKTPFLSQRFWRRGEKRTKGEGLSFGIMLRKRTRSHQKDQHMNNLMPDAISESYFHSDILSQKHKTNSFLKVSGLFVGFNPRSSESDSVRSPTSPLDFRIFSSFGNPFRCPRSQNEGHHKSWDCSKVGLSIIDSLDDGAKKVGKVTGSSDNKNILFGRQMSIRRPNFCSHVDSLEKPNSLPKDVAVFPNARAEPANVHKGNSDAVFEIGEAVVEPEPYQNFRPCSLDSERYGSHLTKFGNRKSRFGSGSLVPENTMNQMPWESALLGGSPELGSLSGEKLSSIPPSIQSGTCLLDSIPASEIELSEDYTCVRTHGPNPKVTHIFRDRILECHNDEVTEFLKKSENGNATPEADELADVLGLYPTPEADEPAVVLGLYPPKDFLKFCYSCQKKLDGEDIYMYRGEKAFCSYSCRSQEIEIDEEMEKTNNASSEISNSSQEISESSLFITT from the exons CCTTCATCTCACTCAAAACACCATTTCTCTCTCAAAGATTCTGGAGGAGAGGAGAGAAGAGAACAAAG GGTGAAGGTTTAAGTTTTGGAATAATGCTGAGGAAGAGAACCAGATCGCATCAAAAGGATCAACACATGAATAACTTGATGCCTGATGCTATATCAGAATCCTATTTTCACTCTGATATTTTGAGCCAGAAGCATAAAACCAACTCCTTTTTAAAGGTTTCTGGCCTATTTGTGGGATTCAATCCCAGGAGTTCAGAGTCTGACTCAGTTAGAAGCCCTACCTCTCCGTTagattttagaattttttcgAGTTTTGGAAATCCATTTAGGTGTCCAAGATCGCAGAACGAGGGGCACCACAAGAGCTGGGATTGTAGCAAAGTAGGCCTAAGCATTATAGATTCTCTTGATGATGGAGCTAAAAAAGTTGGGAAGGTTACGGGATCATCTGATAATAAGAATATTCTTTTCGGACGACAAATGAGTATTAGACGTCCAAATTTTTGTAGCCATGTTGATTCTCTTGAGAAACCTAATTCATTGCCTAAAGATGTTGCTGTTTTCCCTAATGCCCGGGCTGAACCGGCCAATGTCCACAAGGGCAATTCTGATGCTGTGTTTGAAATTGGAGAAGCTGTAGTTGAACCAGAGCCGTATCAGAATTTCCGTCCTTGTTCATTGGATTCTGAAAGGTATGGATCTCATTTAACCAAATTTGGAAACCGTAAGTCAAGATTTGGGTCCGGGAGTTTGGTTCCTGAGAATACAATGAACCAAATGCCTTGGGAGTCTGCACTTCTTGGAGGAAGCCCTGAGTTAGGCAGTTTGTCTGGGGAAAAGTTGAGTTCAATTCCTCCATCCATTCAGTCTGGGACTTGTTTGCTTGACTCTATTCCGGCAAGTGAAATTGAGCTCTCTGAGGATTACACCTGTGTTAGAACCCATGGCCCTAATCCAAAGGTTACACATATCTTTCGTGACCGCATTTTGGAATGTCACAATGATGAAGTAACCGAGTTCTTGAAGAAAAGCGAGAATGGCAACGCAACCCCAGAGGCAGATGAGCTGGCTGATGTTCTTGGTTTGTATCCTACCCCAGAGGCAGATGAGCCAGCTGTCGTTCTTGGTTTATATCCTCCCAAGGATTTCTTAAAATTCTGTTACTCTTGCCAGAAGAAATTGGATGGTGAAGATATTTACATGTATAG GGGCGAGAAAGCATTTTGCAGTTATAGTTGCCGCTCACAGGAGATTGAGATTGATGAAGAGATGGAGAAAACCAACAATGCTTCTTCTGAAATTTCCAACAGCAGCCAAGAAATCTCCGAGAGCAGCTTGTTTATTACTACATAG
- the LOC105164785 gene encoding uncharacterized protein LOC105164785 isoform X2, whose translation MLRKRTRSHQKDQHMNNLMPDAISESYFHSDILSQKHKTNSFLKVSGLFVGFNPRSSESDSVRSPTSPLDFRIFSSFGNPFRCPRSQNEGHHKSWDCSKVGLSIIDSLDDGAKKVGKVTGSSDNKNILFGRQMSIRRPNFCSHVDSLEKPNSLPKDVAVFPNARAEPANVHKGNSDAVFEIGEAVVEPEPYQNFRPCSLDSERYGSHLTKFGNRKSRFGSGSLVPENTMNQMPWESALLGGSPELGSLSGEKLSSIPPSIQSGTCLLDSIPASEIELSEDYTCVRTHGPNPKVTHIFRDRILECHNDEVTEFLKKSENGNATPEADELADVLGLYPTPEADEPAVVLGLYPPKDFLKFCYSCQKKLDGEDIYMYRGEKAFCSYSCRSQEIEIDEEMEKTNNASSEISNSSQEISESSLFITT comes from the exons ATGCTGAGGAAGAGAACCAGATCGCATCAAAAGGATCAACACATGAATAACTTGATGCCTGATGCTATATCAGAATCCTATTTTCACTCTGATATTTTGAGCCAGAAGCATAAAACCAACTCCTTTTTAAAGGTTTCTGGCCTATTTGTGGGATTCAATCCCAGGAGTTCAGAGTCTGACTCAGTTAGAAGCCCTACCTCTCCGTTagattttagaattttttcgAGTTTTGGAAATCCATTTAGGTGTCCAAGATCGCAGAACGAGGGGCACCACAAGAGCTGGGATTGTAGCAAAGTAGGCCTAAGCATTATAGATTCTCTTGATGATGGAGCTAAAAAAGTTGGGAAGGTTACGGGATCATCTGATAATAAGAATATTCTTTTCGGACGACAAATGAGTATTAGACGTCCAAATTTTTGTAGCCATGTTGATTCTCTTGAGAAACCTAATTCATTGCCTAAAGATGTTGCTGTTTTCCCTAATGCCCGGGCTGAACCGGCCAATGTCCACAAGGGCAATTCTGATGCTGTGTTTGAAATTGGAGAAGCTGTAGTTGAACCAGAGCCGTATCAGAATTTCCGTCCTTGTTCATTGGATTCTGAAAGGTATGGATCTCATTTAACCAAATTTGGAAACCGTAAGTCAAGATTTGGGTCCGGGAGTTTGGTTCCTGAGAATACAATGAACCAAATGCCTTGGGAGTCTGCACTTCTTGGAGGAAGCCCTGAGTTAGGCAGTTTGTCTGGGGAAAAGTTGAGTTCAATTCCTCCATCCATTCAGTCTGGGACTTGTTTGCTTGACTCTATTCCGGCAAGTGAAATTGAGCTCTCTGAGGATTACACCTGTGTTAGAACCCATGGCCCTAATCCAAAGGTTACACATATCTTTCGTGACCGCATTTTGGAATGTCACAATGATGAAGTAACCGAGTTCTTGAAGAAAAGCGAGAATGGCAACGCAACCCCAGAGGCAGATGAGCTGGCTGATGTTCTTGGTTTGTATCCTACCCCAGAGGCAGATGAGCCAGCTGTCGTTCTTGGTTTATATCCTCCCAAGGATTTCTTAAAATTCTGTTACTCTTGCCAGAAGAAATTGGATGGTGAAGATATTTACATGTATAG GGGCGAGAAAGCATTTTGCAGTTATAGTTGCCGCTCACAGGAGATTGAGATTGATGAAGAGATGGAGAAAACCAACAATGCTTCTTCTGAAATTTCCAACAGCAGCCAAGAAATCTCCGAGAGCAGCTTGTTTATTACTACATAG